The region TTTTCCCATACAGCCAAAACACAAAAGAAGCTATGGTCAAAACGTTACTGTCTGGATTAAAGCCAGTGGACTGCAGGTATACACCTGAATACTACactaaatttaatatatttgacaGGACACTAATTAAAAGTCATTtcactaaacttttttttatactcACACCTTCAGACAGATGTACAAAAAATTCTCCGTAATGCAAGAAAACTGCCAGAAAAAACACAAACCTTTTATAAGGTgggtatttatattatattcatattacataatacatttttttttaaataacgtttATTATATAGAAAGGATATCATATGTAGATGTATGACCCTTTTTTgttgtgaaatgttatttttatcacTGTAGGAACTGAACCGTCTGAGGAAGGCCGCTCTTGCCTTTGGTTTCTGGGAGCTTTTAAAGAATGTGGCTGAACTTTTGGAGAGAGAGTGTACGCTGCTTTCTGACTCCGCCCATCCCGATGCCGCCTTCCAGCTCTCTCATGCTGCCCAGCAGCTCAAACTGGCTAGCAGTGGAGACTCCAAGTATGCAGCCTATGAACACAGTATCACCCCCATGCTCACTGATTTCTCAGGGGGAGGAGCCGACAGAATATAGAGGATGGAGGTACACAGTTCATTGGACAACTTCCAAATCAGTTATAGAGGAATGTACCTTTATTTAAAAACTTTGCTCAATGCAAAATGTTTGTCCAAGGGGAAACAAGTTACTGCAGTAGAATCTCACAAATGTGGCATTTTCAATGTTGTAGTAGTTGCCAGAAAGGTTTGGAAACATGTGACATAAATTATGACATTGAACACTCAATTTGAGGAAAGAAAAACATTCATTGCTTTTCCAAGAAAATGCATTTAGAGAGTTTGGAATCTGTTTTCAGACCCGCAGCTGTTTGtgtaaataactttttctaacaACGACCAATAAAAATGAAACTTCCTTTAGTTTGTGCTTAATAATAGTCATCTGAAAATCAATGCTTCGTTTCAttgaaatttaattaaacatttcacTGTTTCATTTACACCTTCACATCCAGTTCCCACATCCAGCGCCACTGAATCAGCTCTTCTCATGTGATTCAAATGCTTCATGATGTTTTCCCTGAGGTTCATGGTCTATGTTGTTATCTACTACAACACATCTCAGGGAATGACAGGAAAATAAAATGTTGCTTCAGTAAACCTGTCACACAGCTAATCTACAACACCAAACACACAAGCATACTGCATATAGATGGAATGATACAATGTATAAATACCTTCATGGTCCTGGTTTGAGAAGATCTATTTCTTACTAGTGTTTTAAATGAATCATCCATATCCTCTACAACTCGGACATGGTCTTTCAGCatgtaaaaaaagtaaatgcaATTGAGATGGTGTTTGAAAGAATGTGTTTGAATTCTCTGTGAGGGAGGGCAAatgtaaagaaagaaaatgaaggctgcaaattaagaaaaagaaaaccgaGATACACATGGAGAGTGAAATGTGGCTTCCCCTTCCCCTCTCAGTTGGCTTTCCTCTTTTTTGTGCGAAACCGTCTACTCCTTTGCTTGAAGAGGTGGCGGAAGTTGATGAAGAGCCCTGAAATTgtccaaaatatatttatgttgcaTAGCAGTTATACTCTTTTACAGGGTCCCCACAGACATGGAGATCATGGAAATATTAgggaatttaaaaatattaacgtCATAATAGTGTAATGGCAATTTATACTCAGTTTATGCTCAAAATGCCTATCAATAATACATTGGACAAACATTGTGGATTCACTTCTTTGCATGCTTTTTTTGGACCTTACCCAAGAACATGATCACCAGGTAGAGCTGCAGGATGTAGGAAAAGCTGAGAGAGGTGCCAATGGCTTTAGGCAGAGGAATACTGAGGAGTTTGGTTTCATCAAAGATGGGGATGGACTGGATCACCGCCACAGCTGATCATAATATAAGGGAGCATTACCAAAGCTGTCAGTTACACGTgcacattatatataaatgtctCGCCTTCAGCCCATCATGATTTTTCCTTCTGGTAGGGCTAAACTAAAGATTATTACTTAATAATCTACTTAATTTAGAAAACATACCTTCAGCTAGAACTCCGAGAGGGTACAGCGGTATCCATATGGTGTATCTCAACCAAGTTAACAACTTCCATTCAGTATCAATGCAGGCCAACATGTAGAAAGGATACCTATGATTCATTTTTACAAATGCAGGATTAGATCCATTTTCATTCAACAAAAGTCCCTTTTAGGATTGAGCTGTAGGGCTCAGatgattacaacaacaacaacactgctttttaaattaaaatagaaaaatacacTACCATGTAAAAAGTTTTGAAAGATATTTACGTTCTGTTATACTGCATTGattagatcaaaaatacatttaaacaacattGTGAAACTAATATAATTCACTCCGGTCTTCACTGTCACGTGATCCTTGATTTGACGCTCAGGAAAAATTTCTGATtgaaaacagctgattaaaattttttgagaaaccattttttttttcaggattcgttAATGAATACAAATTTCAAAAGCTAAATCCATAAATataatagaacagcatttatttaaaatctaaatcttTTGTAATTGTTTGAATccctttactgccacttttgaataactgaatgctgaataaaaaaaaaatcttagtgaccccaaactttttaagttagtggtgtgtgtgtgtgtgtgtgtgtgtgtgtgtgtgtgtgtatatatatatatatatatatataaaatccaaacaaatcacaaaaatgtaACATACAAAACTTCTCATTTCTCACTTATAATTTGTCATATGAACTAGTTACATTACTTTCAGCCCTAGTTTTGAGGGACTGACTGCCATTTCACTATTTGCACACAGATGTGTGTCTCCTAGTGATAAATTGTGAGAGTGCACAGGAATAAAATGATAGCGGAAGAAGTGTGGATAAACTGTTGCTCTACAGAAACCACATCACTGATTAAAGAGCAAAGAACATAAAAAGGCCTAAaatcataaatatacatatttatacatataccAAGCTGAAAAAGATACACCGGTAAACTTCTTTCAAATGTAGCATGTATTCTGTTGCTGTAATTCCAATTAAGGTTCtaattttcaatatattttggAAAGAGAAAATGCATTTGCTTTAACAAACCTGACTGCAAATAGGAAGTTAAAATATTAGCATAAAGAAGAGGATATCCTGTAGATAAAGAATGCAGTCTACCCCACCACACAAGCTCCTACATTTCCACATCATCAGCAGAAACTGCTCTTAATAAACATGCACATGTAACTATTAATTACCTGAATATTTCAATCATACTCCATAGATAGAAGACAAAGAAGACCACTGGCTTGTTCTGCATATCCTCTAAAATGCCAAATATGACGAAAAGGATGAAGTTCCTCCCCATCACCTTTAACAACAGGAATGTAAATATCTCACTGTCATTAAATTGATTATTCAAAGCAGTATATAATGAAGTGCGTTGAATTGGTTACAAATGCATGAGGCGCACCAGACATACCTGAATGAAAGCAGGCATGACTCCAGTCTTAACCAGCCCAACAGCAGGATTAATAATCTCCATTACTGCCAGCATCTGACAGAAGTACATCACGTCGGCAATAGTATGAAATGTGTCGTAGAAAGAATCTGTTGGGTAAAAAACAGTGAAGACCATACTGAACTCCGAGCAAAGACAACTTTGGAGAACCACTTTACACCAACCAATTACAGTGGCTTTTTCACACAGCTCATAATTCATCCTAAATAATTCATCCTATTCCATATTTGTGGTGTCAGTATCATTGATTGGATGAACACAGCACACAActgcaaaagctgtgcttaccATGTTTCAGAGCAGAGGTTTCTTAACCCCTGGGTAAAAACCTCACTTGTAAAATGCCCAGCGagaatttacaatttttaacCTGTGTTTGAAAGGGATTTAGAAGCCCTAAACTgaattatttctctctctctttctattacatatatatatatatatatatatatatatatatacacacacacacacacacacaaaaatttgcATAACAGACCAGGCAGGccttctgtataaaaaaaaaaaatgcaaatgagatGCATTTCCTCACAACAATATCAGCTAAAAAGCAGAAGTGTATCTTTAAACTGcttacaaaaagctgaaaaactaGACTAACCTTGGCCAAGAATGAACAAACGTACAGTCATGTTGACAAATATCCAGGAATAACCGAGGAACTGGACCAAGTTGTACATAAAGAGAAAACCTTTTTTCAAGCCAAGAAAAGCTGTAAACACAGGAACATAAAAAGAGTAATGAAAACATGGTTATTATTTGGTAAGCTGACACAATGTGTTTACTTTCTACttggaaaaaaaatcagtatatACTCACGGTCCTTACGAACCCTTGACTCAGtgttgattttattcattttctctTCCTGTGTACAGACAACCGTTTAATACATCAGACATCAGTGAAGCTCCTCAAGTAGAACAAATAATTAGTGTTTTTGGTTATTAGTAAACCTCTTCACCTTCTCTCTGAGCTCCATTTCTGCATCTGATTCATCCAGCCAGCGGTCAAAATcaggtgctaaaaacagaggcttcTTCTCTTGCTTAGTGAGTCGATCCCACCAGGCGTGCTCCTGCTTCTTTACTGTGATATTCACCTGCCGCTGGGTGGATTTGTGTTTCACCTGTAGACACAAACATTTTCATGTTCATTCTGTGCTTCATTATGCAACCAAATACTTTATATATAGATGCTTTCAGAAATTTCTCACAACAGTATAAAGGAAGATGGTTGTTACCTCAGGTTTAACAGGTTTTAGGAATTCCAGACtgaatttatattcattttctcCTTTCGCTCCGTGCCCTTGACCTCGAAAAGAGCAGAAGAAACAGAAGTCACACAACTGAACAGAAAGAGCATCCAGTTGACGGTTAGTCGGGAGAGGTACCTTTGAAGTGAAGGATGTTCTCTTCGACACCAATACTGAGTCTCTGTGCGAGACAAAACGAGTACAAAGAAGTGTGAAGTCAAGATTCAAGCTCCTCCTCCCACTGCCTGCTTTATCAGTACAATGCCTTCAAATGCACCATGCATCAAACAGATATTATAATGCCCAGAAAAAATAATGAAGCTTCAATAATATAtagaatacataataaaaaaaagtcaggcTTTCTGATATTCCATGTATTTTTAAATGGTTACAGCATCTGAAATGAACTTATTTTATACATTCACACTTGACCAGCAGACCAATATTATAAcagatttttacttttttcttgctCCGTGGAAACCCTGCTGTTTTCATGAGGTTTCAGTAAAATATTATAACGTACTGAACAGTTAATAACAGCGGTTCTCAACTAGGGGCCAATGTCCTCTAAGGGGCCTCAGCAAACTTGGGTGCCGCTGCCGCAAgattaaataaagacaaaacaagcattaaataagCTAAAGCAACTAAAAATCATGAAATCTGTTATTTGATTCAACCCTTAACTGTGTTTTTTCtttgataaaatataaaagtgttaTTTGTAAACCTGATAAACTATATATTGTATTTGTGAATACTTGGGGCTTGTGTTGACAGGGTTGGAAATGAAAATCACATAGTTTGACCTATGTatggtatttatttttcttttgccaTTCTGACTTATTGGAGACATACTAAGGTAACAATGTAACAGCTTTCTAAACTGTTTTAACAGTTATTTGCATAAAGGGACGTCACAGCAAACCTATTAATATACCACAGCAATACCACCTTGGTTCCAGAGCTCTCGTGGCAGAAGTATATTCAGTCTATTCACTTTAATAAGAAGACTGGTCAAACAAGCTTTAACCTGCCCTGAGAAAGCATTTAGGGGGAAATGGGCAGAAGATGCTCCTCCTGTGTCAGAACCTGGATAGTAAATAAAACCTGCTCTGTCATTGTAACTAGGCCAGATGGTTGGTGGGTTCAGCAGGATCACTTCCTGATCTCCCTTTCAGTAATAATCTTCATTTTTATCCTCTGTGACCTAGGCTTGATGCAAGCCCTGTCAACAGACTTACAGAGACTGTTGTTATTAATGTAGTGTAGTAAATATAAGCGGACTACGCCACCTCCTTATTTAAGGCAGGAGGAGCCCTCTAGGGGTCACAATACGGATTATGGACAACAAATGTAGTTTGTAACAAAGGGTAACAATTTTATTGTTCCAATAGAACCatcaaatgttaaaaacattcaCAGAAGTTGGAATTGGCTCTCCTCAAGACCGCAAGAGGGTCGGGCCTGCTCTTGTGGACCTCCTACCACCTGTAAGAGACAGAAGAAGACAGAAGAAACCCCACAGCATACACTGCAAATAAGTAGTAACCTTTAAGTCACTATTTCAGTGCCAACTTCCAGTACACACCACACAGCAGTGTCACACCAGCCAAATCACCCACACCGAAGGAGGTCTAGTGTAGATGCAGGCCCGGCCCTGTAC is a window of Carassius carassius chromosome 23, fCarCar2.1, whole genome shotgun sequence DNA encoding:
- the LOC132101531 gene encoding very-long-chain (3R)-3-hydroxyacyl-CoA dehydratase-like; protein product: MQLLTPHVYWAQRHGEIYLRVEISDAQRLSIGVEENILHFKGQGHGAKGENEYKFSLEFLKPVKPEVKHKSTQRQVNITVKKQEHAWWDRLTKQEKKPLFLAPDFDRWLDESDAEMELREKEEKMNKINTESRVRKDPFLGLKKGFLFMYNLVQFLGYSWIFVNMTVRLFILGQDSFYDTFHTIADVMYFCQMLAVMEIINPAVGLVKTGVMPAFIQVMGRNFILFVIFGILEDMQNKPVVFFVFYLWSMIEIFRYPFYMLACIDTEWKLLTWLRYTIWIPLYPLGVLAEAVAVIQSIPIFDETKLLSIPLPKAIGTSLSFSYILQLYLVIMFLGLFINFRHLFKQRSRRFRTKKRKAN